A stretch of Microbulbifer sp. SAOS-129_SWC DNA encodes these proteins:
- a CDS encoding DUF308 domain-containing protein, whose protein sequence is MRDAGFGGKAMTTLGILTIILGGLALVAPGFAGLSIIMAVGVLVLIGGIFRLIWAFRSGSFGKGMVGIVLGLLTIVAAILMLSHPLILARTLTMLLALYFIIDGVVELIAGIRAVPESGKMWLTLSGIISILLGIILWTQFPFSGNWVLGILFGVKLIFIGMTITAGARPVRAS, encoded by the coding sequence ATGCGAGACGCGGGTTTCGGCGGCAAAGCGATGACCACGCTCGGTATCCTGACGATCATCCTCGGCGGGCTGGCGCTGGTAGCGCCGGGCTTCGCCGGCCTTTCGATCATCATGGCAGTGGGGGTGCTGGTACTGATCGGCGGTATTTTCCGCCTGATCTGGGCATTCCGATCCGGCAGCTTCGGCAAGGGGATGGTCGGCATTGTGCTGGGGTTGCTGACCATCGTGGCGGCAATCCTGATGCTCAGCCATCCCTTGATTCTGGCTCGTACGCTGACGATGCTGCTGGCGCTCTACTTCATCATTGACGGTGTCGTAGAGCTGATTGCCGGGATTCGCGCGGTGCCGGAAAGCGGAAAAATGTGGCTGACACTGAGCGGAATTATCTCCATCCTGCTGGGGATTATTCTGTGGACCCAGTTCCCGTTCTCCGGCAACTGGGTGCTGGGTATCCTGTTCGGCGTAAAACTGATCTTTATCGGTATGACCATTACGGCCGGGGCCAGGCCGGTGCGCGCTTCCTAG
- the queF gene encoding NADPH-dependent 7-cyano-7-deazaguanine reductase QueF (Catalyzes the NADPH-dependent reduction of 7-cyano-7-deazaguanine (preQ0) to 7-aminomethyl-7-deazaguanine (preQ1) in queuosine biosynthesis), with amino-acid sequence MNREDWQNLPLGKETRYESAYNPQLLHPIPRAVSRAHLGISGDTQPFFGRDDWWGFELSWLNPKGLPQVAVARFGFPASSPHMVESKSFKLYLNSLNQTQFDSWPVVREILARDLGAAAGAPVAVELYPVEDPVLDVAKPAGVCLDQLDIETRQYQPDSALLKLADGAATVSETLYSHLLRSNCPVTGQPDWATVCVTYTGPALDREALLAYIVSFREHQDFHEHCVERIFCDLQQLAGFESLTVSARYTRRGGLDINPLRSTEEAAAPPPRFARQ; translated from the coding sequence ATGAACCGCGAAGATTGGCAGAACCTGCCGCTGGGCAAGGAAACCCGTTACGAATCGGCTTACAACCCGCAGCTGCTGCACCCGATTCCGCGCGCCGTATCCCGCGCGCATCTGGGGATCAGTGGCGATACGCAGCCGTTTTTCGGTCGCGACGACTGGTGGGGCTTCGAGCTGTCGTGGCTGAACCCGAAGGGCCTGCCGCAGGTGGCGGTGGCGCGCTTCGGTTTTCCCGCCAGCAGCCCGCACATGGTGGAGTCCAAGTCCTTCAAGCTGTACCTGAATTCCCTCAACCAGACCCAGTTCGATTCCTGGCCGGTCGTGCGTGAAATCCTGGCGCGGGATCTGGGCGCCGCCGCCGGCGCACCGGTGGCGGTGGAGCTTTACCCGGTGGAGGATCCGGTGCTGGACGTGGCGAAGCCCGCCGGCGTGTGTCTCGACCAGCTCGATATCGAAACCCGCCAGTATCAACCGGATAGCGCATTACTCAAGCTCGCCGACGGCGCCGCGACCGTCAGCGAAACCCTGTACAGTCATCTGCTGCGCAGTAACTGCCCGGTCACCGGCCAGCCGGACTGGGCCACTGTCTGTGTCACCTATACCGGCCCGGCCCTCGATCGCGAGGCCCTGCTGGCCTATATCGTCTCCTTTCGCGAGCACCAGGATTTCCACGAACACTGCGTCGAGCGCATCTTCTGCGATCTGCAGCAACTGGCCGGGTTTGAATCGCTCACGGTCAGCGCGCGCTATACGCGCCGCGGTGGGCTGGATATCAATCCGCTGCGCAGCACGGAAGAGGCGGCTGCGCCGCCGCCGAGGTTCGCGCGCCAGTAA
- a CDS encoding response regulator yields the protein MQGAQLLIVEDETKVARLLKNFLQAQGHQCTLLDRGDLVQDWLERHHADVILLDVMLPGMDGMAVCRAVREHSTVPIIMLTARVEEVDQLLGLELGADDYICKPFNLKNVAARVAALLRRVHFESGQEEKESEVELPENDNRLLLKGQPVELTATEYRILRPLYDNKGRIYTRSQLLDLAYANDRAVTERSIDTHIKSIRKKIASVVPEMELIHSIYAMGYKWEN from the coding sequence ATGCAAGGCGCACAGCTGCTGATCGTCGAGGACGAGACCAAGGTAGCCCGGCTGTTAAAAAATTTTCTGCAGGCACAGGGCCACCAGTGCACTCTGCTGGATCGCGGCGACCTGGTGCAGGATTGGCTGGAAAGGCATCACGCCGATGTAATCCTGCTGGACGTGATGCTGCCGGGCATGGATGGCATGGCCGTTTGCCGCGCCGTGCGTGAGCACTCTACGGTGCCGATCATCATGCTCACTGCGCGGGTCGAGGAGGTTGATCAATTGCTGGGGCTGGAGCTGGGCGCGGACGACTATATTTGCAAGCCGTTCAACCTGAAAAACGTGGCCGCGCGGGTAGCGGCACTGCTGCGACGGGTACATTTTGAGTCCGGCCAGGAGGAAAAGGAATCCGAGGTAGAACTGCCGGAAAACGACAACCGCCTGTTGCTGAAGGGCCAGCCGGTAGAACTGACCGCGACCGAATACCGCATATTGCGCCCGCTTTACGACAACAAGGGCCGCATCTACACCCGCTCACAGCTGCTGGATCTGGCCTACGCCAACGATCGCGCAGTCACCGAGCGCTCCATCGACACCCATATCAAATCCATCCGCAAGAAAATCGCCAGCGTGGTGCCGGAGATGGAATTGATTCATTCCATTTATGCAATGGGATACAAGTGGGAGAACTGA
- a CDS encoding alpha/beta fold hydrolase: MTLCVGLAVYLQRLPDLQIWHTAVLDAEYTKDSPVQTFEEYQALEDRLFAQLDERVYSHTRPADPDTINRYRRDSLADPARWPTNWNRSFLLQAENPRRLVLLLHGLTDAPYSLRHLALRLHRAGATVLGLRIPGHGTAPSGLVTVTWQDMAAAVQLAMRHLQKIGAGRPIDIVGYSNGAALAVHYALATIDDPALPEVAHLVLLSPEIGISAAAELAVWQARLSHLPGLKKLEWNAVHLEYEPFKYGSFAINAAALSYRFTREIQHCLRRDAAAGKLGRMPPILSFSSVIDATVEAPAVVTQLFNRLPPGGHELVLFDFNRQAGVEPLLKWSPDAMLEALRQADPRDYALTLVTNVDSQSLAVTAVHWPPNQKFATRTPLGLSWPPGIYSLSHVALPFAPDDPVYGGFPPGPGPGIQLGNLAWRGERGALQISASTQLRLRWNPFYPWLEGRVVQFLELD; this comes from the coding sequence TTGACCCTGTGTGTCGGCCTGGCCGTCTATCTCCAGCGCCTGCCCGATCTGCAGATCTGGCACACGGCAGTGCTGGACGCCGAATACACCAAAGACTCTCCGGTGCAGACGTTCGAGGAATACCAGGCGCTGGAAGACCGACTGTTCGCCCAGCTCGACGAACGGGTTTACAGCCACACCCGGCCCGCCGACCCCGATACGATCAACCGCTACCGGCGCGACAGTCTCGCCGATCCCGCGCGCTGGCCCACCAACTGGAATCGCAGTTTCCTGCTGCAAGCGGAAAATCCCCGCCGCCTGGTGTTGTTGCTGCACGGTTTGACGGATGCGCCTTACAGCCTTCGACACCTGGCGCTGCGATTGCATCGTGCCGGGGCCACGGTGCTGGGGCTGCGTATTCCCGGCCACGGTACCGCGCCGTCGGGGCTGGTGACGGTGACCTGGCAGGATATGGCCGCTGCCGTGCAACTGGCGATGCGCCACCTGCAGAAAATTGGTGCGGGGCGGCCGATCGATATCGTCGGTTACTCCAACGGCGCGGCGCTGGCGGTGCATTATGCGCTCGCCACCATCGACGATCCCGCGCTACCAGAGGTTGCGCACCTGGTATTGCTGTCGCCGGAAATCGGCATCTCCGCGGCGGCCGAGCTCGCGGTGTGGCAGGCGCGCCTGAGCCACCTGCCGGGGCTGAAGAAGCTCGAGTGGAATGCCGTGCACCTGGAATACGAGCCGTTTAAATACGGTTCTTTCGCCATCAATGCGGCCGCATTGTCGTACCGCTTCACCCGTGAGATCCAGCACTGCCTGCGCCGCGACGCAGCCGCGGGCAAGCTGGGCCGGATGCCGCCGATTCTGTCATTTTCATCGGTGATCGACGCTACGGTGGAGGCGCCGGCCGTGGTTACACAGCTGTTCAACCGGCTGCCGCCGGGTGGCCACGAACTGGTGCTGTTTGATTTCAATCGCCAGGCAGGGGTGGAACCGTTGCTCAAGTGGAGTCCCGACGCGATGCTCGAGGCCCTGCGGCAGGCGGATCCCCGCGACTATGCCCTGACCCTGGTCACCAACGTCGACAGTCAGTCACTTGCAGTGACCGCCGTGCACTGGCCCCCGAACCAGAAGTTCGCGACCCGCACACCGCTCGGCTTGAGCTGGCCGCCGGGGATCTATTCCCTGTCTCACGTGGCGCTGCCGTTCGCGCCGGATGACCCGGTGTATGGCGGTTTCCCGCCGGGGCCGGGGCCAGGAATACAGCTCGGCAATCTCGCCTGGCGCGGCGAGCGCGGCGCACTGCAGATCAGCGCCTCGACCCAGCTGCGGCTGCGCTGGAACCCGTTTTATCCGTGGCTGGAGGGTCGTGTGGTGCAGTTCCTGGAACTGGACTGA